ATGTTTCCATATCTACTCCGTTTTTCGAGAGCATGGCATATATCAAGTCATTAATCTCCTCATCAGAGGCAGATATTCCTTCCTTTGCAGCAGCCTGCAGCAGCACTTTCTCATTCATTGAAAGATTAAGAACCATGTCCTTTGTGACTAAAGGATAGCTTTTTTGTATGTTGGTGTATTCTTTATTGATGTCTTCCAGGTACATCTTTTCGCCATTCACAGTTGCAATGACCTGCTTTTTTGTTTTGCTGACAGAAAAAGCAATTAGTATGATGACTATCAACGCAATAATCCCCAATATAACAAACAGGCTGCTCTTCTTCACCCTCAACTTTTTTTCCTTCATTGCATAATCAGCAAAAATAATTGGTTAATAAATCTATCGTTTTTTTAGCAAAAAACAACAACATTTTTAAATAAAAACATTCTACTTGGTGATTATGGCAAAAAGAACTGCAATAATCCCGCGAGCGGCAGTTGCAAGGATATTGATCAAGAACGGAGCTGGCCGCGTAGGAGAAGACGCTATAGACGCATTTAGGGAAGTTCTCGAAGATACTGCGAAGGATATTGCAGCAAGATCAGTGCAGGTTTCTAAGCACGCTGGAAGGAAAACAATACATGAAGAAGATATAAAGCTCGCAGTTAAGTAACCTTTAAATATTGTTTCTTATTCTTTTGCTATATGGGCTCGTAATTCAACCTGGTAGAATACGCCCTTGGCTAGGGTGAGATTCGGGTTCAAACATTCATGGGGAAACTCAGAATTTGAAAGTCCCGGCGAGTCCATCCAATGGGCCCATAATTCAGCGGTAGAATGCTCCGTTCGCTGCGGGGATGTCTCGGGTTCAAATCAGCTTTTTTTGCATAGCAAAAAAACCTGGGAAAATGCGGTTTGCTTACCTTCGGGCGCAAACCTAGGATTTTCCTTCGGAAAATCAAAAAAAGCGAGTGAAAGTCCCGATGGGTCCATTAATTTAAAATGAGGAAACAGATGACAACAAAGGAAATGAAAGAGAAAACTCTGCCTGTTATTGCTTTAACGAAGAAGGGGAGGGAGAAAGAGAATCTTATTGCTTCTTCTGCAAAAGAAGGGATTTGGTTTAAGTTATCAGATATCCCGAATACAAATTATATTTCTTTATTTGCCTATAATTTAATCAATCCTATTCGAGATTATCCCTTAGTGAATGCTGGCGAATATATTAAAGAAGGATTTGTTGAGTGGAATAATGGCGCTGCTTCTTATTATCTTAAAAGAGATCAGTTTAACAAAGCGGCAGATATTTTATCAGGATTTATAATTAACATGACAAAAGAGCACAAAAATAGAGTTGCAGAGTACCGCAAATTAGCTAAAGAGCTTATGAATGAATCAGAAAGATTTAGGGCATTAGATTTTGCTAAGATGTCTAATTTGGAAATGGTTTCAGAATTCAAAAAATTAGCAGAACTCCAAAGGAAAAATCATTTGATTGGAGGCATCTTAACATTTCTTCCAGATGAAGAACAGCAGAGAGTATCAAATGCAGTCCTAAATAAAATACGAGATTTAATTGAAACCAGTAAAAAGGACTTAGATTTAACTGAATGCTGGAGTATCTTAACTGCTCCCAGAGAAGAGAGTTTCCGGGAAAAAGAAGAGAAGGAACTTTTAGAAATTTGCATTGAAATTCTTAAAGACAAGAAATTTTCAGGTAAAGCTTTTTCAAAAGACAAGTTAATTTTATCTATTAAGAAACAAAAACCTATTTTATACAATAAATTAATTAAACATTATAAAAAATATTGCTGGATACCTTATATGTATATAGGTCCCGAAGAGGACATTACACATTTTTTTGAAAGAGTTGATGAATTCATAAAAATTGGTTTAGCAAAAGCTAAAGATCTGTTAAACCAAATAGAAAAGAAGCATAGGAAGATTGAATCTAAACAGAATGAGGCTCTTTCTAGTTTTAAGCCAAATAAAAAAGATAAAGAGTTACTTAGATTTGCTTCAGAGTTAGTCTGGCTAAAAGGCTATAGAAAAGATACATTTTATCATCTTTTTTATTGTTACGAGCCTTTTTTAAGAGAGGCTGCAAAGAGAATTGGAACAACATTTGAATTAATTGGATTTCTATTTCCTTGGGAGTTTGAAGAGGCATTACTCTTGCATAAGCATACAAATTTTGAATTAGAACTAAGAAAGAAGCGCAGCTTGTATTACATTGATAAGGATAAAATCATATTCTATTATGGAAGAGAAATTGATGATTTCAAAAAAGAGATTTTAAGTGAAGGTATAAAAACAGAAACCGATATTCTTATAGGGATGGTAGCTTATCCAGGATATGCTGAGGGAATTGTCAGTGTTATTGAGACAGTTGAAGATATGAAAAAAATGAATTTCGGCAACATCTTAGTATCGCAGATGACTAGCCCGAATATAGTGCCTGCAATGAAGAAAGCTGCAGCGATTATAACTGATACAGGAGGTTTAACGTGCCATGCCTCTATTTTATCCAGAGAATTCAATATACCTTGTATTGTTGGGACTAAGTATGCAACAAAAATTCTCAAAGATGGTGATTTAGTTGAAGTTGATGCTAATAATGGCATCGTAAAGATATTAAAGAAAGCGGAGAAGGATTTTGGCAACATAAAAAAAACAAAAAAAGCCCGTTAGAATGAACAATAAAGACATAGAAAAACTAAAAAAGCTGGCAGAACCTTATTTTAAAGGCTGCGACCCGGACAGATGG
The window above is part of the Candidatus Woesearchaeota archaeon genome. Proteins encoded here:
- a CDS encoding NFYB/HAP3 family transcription factor subunit → MAKRTAIIPRAAVARILIKNGAGRVGEDAIDAFREVLEDTAKDIAARSVQVSKHAGRKTIHEEDIKLAVK